A DNA window from Buttiauxella agrestis contains the following coding sequences:
- a CDS encoding VOC family protein produces the protein MLGLKQVHHIAIIASDYPTSKHFYCDVLGFTLQAEAYREERDSWKGDLALNGQYVIELFSFPFPPARPSRPEACGLRHLAFSVDDIDSAIAHLEKHGVKCEPVRIDPFTDKRFTFFNDPDGLPLELYQQ, from the coding sequence ATGCTGGGTTTAAAGCAAGTTCACCATATCGCAATCATCGCGTCGGACTACCCAACCAGTAAGCATTTTTACTGTGATGTTCTCGGTTTTACGCTGCAAGCGGAAGCTTACCGTGAGGAACGAGACTCGTGGAAAGGGGATTTGGCGTTAAATGGTCAATACGTCATTGAGCTGTTCTCATTTCCTTTCCCGCCTGCGCGGCCAAGTCGCCCGGAAGCTTGCGGGCTGCGCCACCTGGCGTTTAGTGTTGATGATATCGACAGTGCCATCGCGCATCTGGAAAAGCATGGTGTGAAATGTGAGCCAGTGCGTATCGATCCTTTCACGGATAAGCGTTTTACTTTCTTTAATGACCCCGATGGGCTGCCGTTGGAACTTTACCA